One window from the genome of Solea solea chromosome 2, fSolSol10.1, whole genome shotgun sequence encodes:
- the LOC131447135 gene encoding protein EFR3 homolog B-like isoform X3 produces the protein MMSRSLPRGINPPTLPRGITMPSLPSLPRGVSLPRVVAMPTVSQAPRRLLQDCCSVLDHQTPGGVCGCCWALRPRYKRLVDNIFPEDPEDGLVKANMEKLTFFALSAPEKLDRIAAYLSERLTRELNRQRYGFVSIAMEALEQLLLACHCQSINLLVESFLGTLRLLLETDRPHLQVLATNSFVKFANIEEDTPSYHRSYDFLVSRFSQMCRCQHEDQDVRNQIRVSGIRGLQGVVRKTVDDELQVNIWEPGHMEQIVPALLVNLQQHTHLQSESPAEQTELCFRELLSRAAYGHINNAIRPVLMHLDTHSLWEEPSFAVRCFQIIMFSIQSQHCHLVVQQLLSHLDTNSLSPASVRAGIIQVLSEAAVIEAAGSVGPTVLEVFNTLLRQLRQSVDDQLTGYYDNAGRRRTTCEEEKTLQDAVIRTIGSFANTLPVYQRSEVMLFIMGKIPVPGVYPDLDSPNTGCEGSRMIQVMLLKSLLQVSERYDSTNLLVAMPLSFLEPLLSFTLMEDPEICLLVLKVLISLMDRHHNTHTLREASVAVDVSLLQLKEDTSSRQDILFMRKHAQRLYRHVYLVCKEESSGRSHYHALFTLLAVLIVELSNEDVTVDLIRLVFALQELVSCNQESLTVFNHCGVHALCAAVLSLMSTLTCPPLLRHVSEVIARRQQVAPHLLPDHALCDDVITPPTELQVDDALLFVQSEMSEALRGSSYSSELINTPYTPELTDEECLSKRKSVGDIVSLQLDLDHYCPHTLQSPETNHITFETLKNTIEDRGDVDDEERRKRRHLVERFQTAPFEEIAAHCGARVSSLQSKLEQVFDLVIRPPPSPCGHSALRSTPLYDMKFPDL, from the exons gtGTGTGCGGCTGCTGCTGGGCGCTGCGTCCTCGCTACAAGAGGCTGGTGGACAATATTTTCCCTGAAGATCCAGAG gacggCCTGGTCAAAGCTAACATGGAGAAGCTAACCTTCTTCGCGCTGTCAGCTCCTGAGAAACTGGATCGTATCGCAGCGTATCTTTCTGAGAGACTGACCAGAGAACTGAACCGACAACGCTACGG gttCGTCTCCATAGCGATGGAGGCGTTGGAGCAGCTGCTGTTAGCGTGTCACTGTCAGAGCATCAACCTGCTGGTGGAGAGTTTCCTGGGAACTCTGCGTCTGCTGCTGGAGACGGACAGGCCACACCTCCAAGTCCTCGCCACCAactct TTTGTGAAGTTTGCCAACATCGAGGAGGACACGCCCTCGTACCACCGCAGCTACGACTTCCTCGTGTCTCGCTTCAGTCAGATGTGTCGCTGCCAACACGAGGACCAAGACGTCCGCAacca aatccGTGTGTCGGGGATCCGTGGTCTGCAGGGCGTGGTCAGGAAGACTGTGGACGACGAGCTGCAGGTCAACATCTGGGAGCCGGGTCACATGGAGCAGATTGTCCCCGCCCTGCTGGTCAacctgcagcagcacacacacttacagag tGAGTCTCCAGCAGAGCAGACTGAGCTGTGTTTCAGAGAGCTGTTGAGTCGAGCTGCTTATGGACACATCAACAACGCCATCAGACCTGTGCtcat GCACCTGGACACTCACAGTCTGTGGGAAGAACCCAGTTTTGCTGTTCGATGTTTTCAGATCATCATGTTCTCCATCCAG TCTCAGCACTGTCACCTGGTCGTCCAGCAGCTTCTGTCTCACCTGGACACCAACAGTCTGAGTCCAGCGTCAGTGAGAGCAGGAATCATCCAAGTCCTGTCTGAGGCTGCTGTGATAGAAGCTGCTGGATCTGTGG GTCCCACGGTGTTGGAGGTCTTCAACACGCTGCTGCGACAGCTCCGGCAGAGCGTGGACGACCAGCTGACTGGTTACTATGACAACGCTGGGAGACGTAGAACCAcgtgtgaggaggagaagacgcTGCAGGACGCCGTCATCAGGACCATTG GAAGCTTCGCCAACACACTTCCTGTctaccagaggtcagaggtcatgctTTTCATCATGGGGAAGATTCCTGTTCCTGGCGTCTATCCTGATCTGGACTCGCCCAATACCGG gtgtgaaGGCAGCAGGATGATCCAGGTGATGCTGTTAAAGTCTCTGCTGCAG GTGTCAGAGCGCTATGACAGCACTAACCTGTTGGTGGCGATGCCCTTGTCTTTCCTGGAGCCGCTGCTGTCCTTCACTCTGATGGAAGATCCTGAGATTTGTCTGCTCGTCCTCAAGGTCCTCATCTCACTGATGGACCgtcaccacaacacacacacactgagagaggccag tgtAGCGGTGGACGTGTCCCTGCTACAGCTGAAGGAGGACACGTCGTCTCGTCAGGACATCCTCTTCATGAGGAAG cacGCTCAGCGTCTCTACAGGCACGTCTACCTGGTGTGTAAGGAGGAGAGCAGTGGGCGGAGCCACTATCACGCCCTCTTCACCTTATTGGCCGTCCTGATTGTGGAGCTGTCCAATGAAGACGTGACTGTGGACCTGATCAGGCTGGTTTTCGCTCTGCAG GAGCTAGTGTCGTGCAATCAGGAGAGTCTGACAGTGTTTAACCACTGTGGTGTCCACGCCCTCTGTGCCGCCGTCCTCAGTCTGATGTCCACACTGACATGTCCTCCATTACTGAGACACGtctctgag GTGATAGCTCGTCGTCAGCAGGTGGCTCCTCACCTGCTTCCTGACCACGCcctctgtgatgatgtcatcactccCCCCACTGAGCTGCAGGTGGACGACGCCCTCCTGTTTGTCCAATCAGAGATGAGCGAGGCGCTGAGAGGAAGCAGCTACAGCTCTGAGCTCATCAACACGCCATACACACCTGAACTGACag atgaAGAGTGTCTCTCTAAGAGGAAGAGTGTTGGAGACATTGTGTCTCTGCAGTTGGACTTGGACCATTACTGTCCTCACACTCTACAG AGTCCTGAGACAAACCACATCACCTTTGAGACTCTGAAGAACACCATCG AAGACCGAGGAGACGTGGACGACGAGGagcggaggaagaggagacatcTGGTGGAGCGATTTCAGACGGCTCCGTTTGAGGAAATCGCTGCTCACTGTGGAGCGAGG GTGTCCTCACTTCAGTCTAAACTGGAGCAGGTCTTTGACCTCGTCATCCGTCCTCCTCCGTCACCATGTGGACATTCGGCGCTGCGCTCCACGCCGCTCTACGACATGAAGTTCCCCGACCTGTGA
- the LOC131447135 gene encoding protein EFR3 homolog B-like isoform X4 — protein sequence MYGVCGCCWALRPRYKRLVDNIFPEDPEDGLVKANMEKLTFFALSAPEKLDRIAAYLSERLTRELNRQRYGFVSIAMEALEQLLLACHCQSINLLVESFLGTLRLLLETDRPHLQVLATNSFVKFANIEEDTPSYHRSYDFLVSRFSQMCRCQHEDQDVRNQIRVSGIRGLQGVVRKTVDDELQVNIWEPGHMEQIVPALLVNLQQHTHLQSESPAEQTELCFRELLSRAAYGHINNAIRPVLMHLDTHSLWEEPSFAVRCFQIIMFSIQSQHCHLVVQQLLSHLDTNSLSPASVRAGIIQVLSEAAVIEAAGSVGPTVLEVFNTLLRQLRQSVDDQLTGYYDNAGRRRTTCEEEKTLQDAVIRTIGSFANTLPVYQRSEVMLFIMGKIPVPGVYPDLDSPNTGCEGSRMIQVMLLKSLLQVSERYDSTNLLVAMPLSFLEPLLSFTLMEDPEICLLVLKVLISLMDRHHNTHTLREASVAVDVSLLQLKEDTSSRQDILFMRKHAQRLYRHVYLVCKEESSGRSHYHALFTLLAVLIVELSNEDVTVDLIRLVFALQELVSCNQESLTVFNHCGVHALCAAVLSLMSTLTCPPLLRHVSEVIARRQQVAPHLLPDHALCDDVITPPTELQVDDALLFVQSEMSEALRGSSYSSELINTPYTPELTDEECLSKRKSVGDIVSLQLDLDHYCPHTLQSPETNHITFETLKNTIEDRGDVDDEERRKRRHLVERFQTAPFEEIAAHCGARVSSLQSKLEQVFDLVIRPPPSPCGHSALRSTPLYDMKFPDL from the exons gtGTGTGCGGCTGCTGCTGGGCGCTGCGTCCTCGCTACAAGAGGCTGGTGGACAATATTTTCCCTGAAGATCCAGAG gacggCCTGGTCAAAGCTAACATGGAGAAGCTAACCTTCTTCGCGCTGTCAGCTCCTGAGAAACTGGATCGTATCGCAGCGTATCTTTCTGAGAGACTGACCAGAGAACTGAACCGACAACGCTACGG gttCGTCTCCATAGCGATGGAGGCGTTGGAGCAGCTGCTGTTAGCGTGTCACTGTCAGAGCATCAACCTGCTGGTGGAGAGTTTCCTGGGAACTCTGCGTCTGCTGCTGGAGACGGACAGGCCACACCTCCAAGTCCTCGCCACCAactct TTTGTGAAGTTTGCCAACATCGAGGAGGACACGCCCTCGTACCACCGCAGCTACGACTTCCTCGTGTCTCGCTTCAGTCAGATGTGTCGCTGCCAACACGAGGACCAAGACGTCCGCAacca aatccGTGTGTCGGGGATCCGTGGTCTGCAGGGCGTGGTCAGGAAGACTGTGGACGACGAGCTGCAGGTCAACATCTGGGAGCCGGGTCACATGGAGCAGATTGTCCCCGCCCTGCTGGTCAacctgcagcagcacacacacttacagag tGAGTCTCCAGCAGAGCAGACTGAGCTGTGTTTCAGAGAGCTGTTGAGTCGAGCTGCTTATGGACACATCAACAACGCCATCAGACCTGTGCtcat GCACCTGGACACTCACAGTCTGTGGGAAGAACCCAGTTTTGCTGTTCGATGTTTTCAGATCATCATGTTCTCCATCCAG TCTCAGCACTGTCACCTGGTCGTCCAGCAGCTTCTGTCTCACCTGGACACCAACAGTCTGAGTCCAGCGTCAGTGAGAGCAGGAATCATCCAAGTCCTGTCTGAGGCTGCTGTGATAGAAGCTGCTGGATCTGTGG GTCCCACGGTGTTGGAGGTCTTCAACACGCTGCTGCGACAGCTCCGGCAGAGCGTGGACGACCAGCTGACTGGTTACTATGACAACGCTGGGAGACGTAGAACCAcgtgtgaggaggagaagacgcTGCAGGACGCCGTCATCAGGACCATTG GAAGCTTCGCCAACACACTTCCTGTctaccagaggtcagaggtcatgctTTTCATCATGGGGAAGATTCCTGTTCCTGGCGTCTATCCTGATCTGGACTCGCCCAATACCGG gtgtgaaGGCAGCAGGATGATCCAGGTGATGCTGTTAAAGTCTCTGCTGCAG GTGTCAGAGCGCTATGACAGCACTAACCTGTTGGTGGCGATGCCCTTGTCTTTCCTGGAGCCGCTGCTGTCCTTCACTCTGATGGAAGATCCTGAGATTTGTCTGCTCGTCCTCAAGGTCCTCATCTCACTGATGGACCgtcaccacaacacacacacactgagagaggccag tgtAGCGGTGGACGTGTCCCTGCTACAGCTGAAGGAGGACACGTCGTCTCGTCAGGACATCCTCTTCATGAGGAAG cacGCTCAGCGTCTCTACAGGCACGTCTACCTGGTGTGTAAGGAGGAGAGCAGTGGGCGGAGCCACTATCACGCCCTCTTCACCTTATTGGCCGTCCTGATTGTGGAGCTGTCCAATGAAGACGTGACTGTGGACCTGATCAGGCTGGTTTTCGCTCTGCAG GAGCTAGTGTCGTGCAATCAGGAGAGTCTGACAGTGTTTAACCACTGTGGTGTCCACGCCCTCTGTGCCGCCGTCCTCAGTCTGATGTCCACACTGACATGTCCTCCATTACTGAGACACGtctctgag GTGATAGCTCGTCGTCAGCAGGTGGCTCCTCACCTGCTTCCTGACCACGCcctctgtgatgatgtcatcactccCCCCACTGAGCTGCAGGTGGACGACGCCCTCCTGTTTGTCCAATCAGAGATGAGCGAGGCGCTGAGAGGAAGCAGCTACAGCTCTGAGCTCATCAACACGCCATACACACCTGAACTGACag atgaAGAGTGTCTCTCTAAGAGGAAGAGTGTTGGAGACATTGTGTCTCTGCAGTTGGACTTGGACCATTACTGTCCTCACACTCTACAG AGTCCTGAGACAAACCACATCACCTTTGAGACTCTGAAGAACACCATCG AAGACCGAGGAGACGTGGACGACGAGGagcggaggaagaggagacatcTGGTGGAGCGATTTCAGACGGCTCCGTTTGAGGAAATCGCTGCTCACTGTGGAGCGAGG GTGTCCTCACTTCAGTCTAAACTGGAGCAGGTCTTTGACCTCGTCATCCGTCCTCCTCCGTCACCATGTGGACATTCGGCGCTGCGCTCCACGCCGCTCTACGACATGAAGTTCCCCGACCTGTGA